The Mesorhizobium loti genome includes a region encoding these proteins:
- a CDS encoding DUF922 domain-containing protein, giving the protein MKQSLACALLLAVTPLPASAANLVKTYSYFAIGGSTLEDIEAQLSKRGPEVKSTGTRHPGATQMAFTTRISYAQTSNSCRIADAAVTVKVKVILPEWRRPRKADADVRLFWDTLSADIKRHEERHVEIAKNHGRELEEALKATYPQKNCDAAKAKAAAITAAVLASHDRAQVQFDRVESVNFESRILRLLRYRMERIGNGQLPPA; this is encoded by the coding sequence ATGAAACAATCCTTGGCTTGCGCGCTGCTGCTCGCCGTGACCCCGCTCCCGGCGAGTGCGGCCAATCTCGTCAAGACGTACAGCTACTTCGCCATTGGCGGCAGTACGCTGGAAGACATCGAGGCACAGCTTTCCAAACGCGGGCCGGAGGTGAAAAGCACGGGCACGCGGCACCCCGGCGCCACCCAGATGGCCTTCACCACCCGCATCAGCTATGCACAGACATCGAACTCCTGCCGGATCGCCGACGCTGCAGTGACCGTCAAGGTGAAGGTGATCCTTCCGGAGTGGCGCCGTCCGCGCAAGGCCGATGCCGATGTCAGGCTGTTCTGGGATACGCTGTCCGCCGACATCAAGCGCCATGAGGAGCGCCATGTCGAGATCGCCAAGAACCATGGCCGCGAACTCGAAGAGGCCCTGAAAGCCACCTATCCGCAAAAGAACTGCGACGCCGCCAAGGCCAAGGCCGCCGCAATCACTGCGGCTGTTCTGGCCAGCCACGACCGGGCCCAAGTCCAGTTCGACCGTGTCGAAAGCGTCAATTTCGAAAGCCGCATCCTGAGGCTGCTGCGCTACCGGATGGAGCGCATCGGGAACGGCCAACTGCCGCCGGCCTGA
- the folP gene encoding dihydropteroate synthase: MTARQWQLAHGRHLDLGGKAVVVGILNVTPDSFSDGGLFDAPEKALVQARRMIGEGALVVDVGGESTRPGAAAVSASQEQARILPVIEALAGAGEVLISVDTYRAETARLAVAAGAHIVNDVWGLQREPDIARVAADTGAGLVIMHTGRDRQKLPDVIADQLAFLRKSLEIARQNGVADDHIVLDPGFGFAKETAEENLDLMARFSELHTLGLPLMAGTSRKRFIGNVTGRDAADRGVGTAATSVILRLKGADLFRVHDVAFNVDALALADAMLARQTDRARN, encoded by the coding sequence ATGACGGCTAGGCAATGGCAGTTGGCACATGGACGCCATCTCGACCTTGGCGGCAAGGCGGTGGTCGTCGGCATCCTCAACGTCACGCCCGACAGCTTTTCCGACGGCGGCCTGTTCGACGCCCCCGAAAAAGCGCTGGTTCAGGCACGGCGCATGATCGGGGAAGGGGCGCTGGTCGTCGATGTCGGCGGCGAATCGACCCGCCCCGGTGCCGCCGCGGTATCGGCCAGCCAGGAACAGGCCCGCATCCTGCCGGTGATCGAAGCGCTGGCGGGCGCCGGCGAGGTGCTGATTTCGGTCGACACCTATCGCGCCGAAACGGCGCGGCTTGCGGTTGCCGCCGGTGCGCATATCGTCAACGATGTCTGGGGTTTGCAGCGCGAGCCCGACATCGCGCGTGTCGCGGCCGATACCGGCGCCGGGCTTGTCATCATGCATACCGGGCGAGATCGCCAGAAGCTGCCGGATGTGATTGCCGATCAGCTGGCATTCCTGCGGAAATCGCTCGAAATCGCGCGCCAGAACGGCGTTGCCGACGACCATATCGTGCTCGATCCCGGATTCGGCTTCGCCAAGGAGACGGCGGAGGAAAATCTCGACCTGATGGCTCGCTTTTCGGAGTTGCATACGCTCGGCTTGCCGCTGATGGCCGGTACGTCGCGAAAGCGCTTCATCGGGAACGTCACCGGCCGCGATGCGGCCGACAGAGGTGTTGGAACAGCGGCGACCAGCGTCATCTTGCGGCTCAAGGGCGCCGATCTGTTTCGCGTCCACGATGTCGCATTCAACGTGGACGCATTGGCGCTCGCAGATGCTATGCTGGCGCGTCAAACCGACCGGGCGAGAAACTGA
- the folB gene encoding dihydroneopterin aldolase, protein MYVIRMKNCAFFARHGVLDEEERLGQRFYVDAALTVDPGRALVEDSIEDTVNYGIAFTVIEKIITGQRRFLIESLALEVARALTTRFPQIKKAEITVRKPNAPVPGVLDYVEVTVVWPE, encoded by the coding sequence ATGTACGTCATCCGCATGAAGAACTGCGCTTTCTTTGCCCGGCACGGCGTGCTGGACGAGGAGGAAAGGCTCGGCCAGCGCTTCTATGTCGATGCAGCTCTCACCGTCGATCCCGGCCGGGCGCTTGTCGAGGATTCCATCGAGGACACCGTCAACTACGGCATTGCGTTCACGGTGATCGAAAAGATCATCACCGGGCAGCGCCGTTTCCTGATCGAGTCCCTGGCGCTCGAGGTCGCCCGTGCGCTGACGACGCGTTTTCCGCAGATCAAGAAAGCCGAGATCACGGTGCGCAAGCCGAACGCCCCGGTACCCGGCGTGCTCGATTACGTCGAGGTGACCGTTGTCTGGCCCGAATAG
- the folK gene encoding 2-amino-4-hydroxy-6-hydroxymethyldihydropteridine diphosphokinase has protein sequence MSGPNSTVYLSLGGNLGDPAKSMGAALRMLDADADTRVTGVSSLYRTPPWGKLDQPDFLNAAAEISTGLAPRALLDLCLDAERRLKRVREERWGPRLIDIDILVFGDRVIHETGLEVPHPRMLERAFVLAPLAEIAPGLVISGRSITDRLVAVDTSGIERLSSGRDWWLA, from the coding sequence TTGTCTGGCCCGAATAGCACGGTCTATCTCAGCCTTGGCGGCAATCTTGGCGACCCGGCGAAATCAATGGGCGCGGCGCTGCGCATGCTGGATGCCGACGCGGACACGCGCGTCACCGGCGTCTCGTCGCTCTACCGTACGCCGCCCTGGGGCAAGCTCGATCAGCCGGACTTTCTCAACGCGGCTGCGGAAATTTCCACCGGACTTGCGCCGCGTGCCTTGCTCGACCTTTGCCTCGATGCTGAGCGCAGACTGAAGCGGGTGCGCGAGGAGCGCTGGGGGCCGCGGCTGATCGACATCGACATTCTGGTGTTCGGCGACCGCGTCATCCACGAGACCGGTCTGGAGGTGCCGCATCCGCGCATGCTGGAGCGTGCCTTTGTGCTGGCGCCGCTGGCAGAGATCGCACCCGGCCTGGTTATCAGTGGCCGCAGCATCACGGACCGGTTGGTCGCCGTCGACACCTCCGGCATCGAGCGCTTGTCATCCGGCCGGGATTGGTGGTTGGCCTAG
- a CDS encoding DUF924 family protein: MELDSRALSVTKFWRDAGEDAWFEKNEAFDADFRDRFLDLHYAAARRECDGWLEHAEGALALMILLDQFPRNCFRGTGHMYATDPLARYFAAKAIAAGHDLALEQEIRVFLYLPYEHSELLADQHISVDLTQARAEPYLKYAVEHRDIIQNFGRFPHRNKMLGREATPQEQTFLDGGGFSG; this comes from the coding sequence ATGGAATTGGACAGCAGAGCCCTGTCGGTCACCAAATTCTGGCGCGATGCCGGCGAGGACGCGTGGTTCGAGAAGAATGAGGCCTTCGATGCCGACTTCCGCGACCGCTTTCTCGATCTGCACTATGCCGCCGCGCGGCGTGAATGCGACGGCTGGCTGGAGCATGCCGAAGGCGCGCTGGCGCTGATGATCCTGCTCGACCAGTTCCCACGGAACTGCTTTCGCGGCACCGGCCACATGTACGCGACCGACCCGCTCGCCAGATATTTTGCCGCAAAGGCGATCGCCGCCGGCCATGATCTGGCGCTCGAGCAAGAAATCCGCGTCTTCCTCTATCTGCCATACGAGCATTCGGAACTGCTCGCCGACCAGCATATATCGGTCGATCTCACCCAGGCCAGGGCCGAACCCTATCTCAAATATGCTGTCGAACACCGCGATATCATTCAGAATTTCGGTCGTTTTCCGCACCGAAACAAAATGCTTGGCCGCGAAGCCACGCCGCAGGAGCAGACGTTCCTGGATGGCGGCGGATTCTCGGGTTAA
- a CDS encoding potassium transporter, with amino-acid sequence MAVEASSSDLVQVVALLAAGVVAVPIFKRMGLGSILGYLAAGVVIGPFGLGVFSESEAILHVAELGVVMFLFIIGLEMQPSRLWGLRREIFGLGALQVGVCALLLTGVGVAGGFPIAQSFVAGAGFVLTSTAIVMQLLEERGEIAAPKGQRIVSVLLLEDLAIVPLLALIAFLAPGGADTSLSERLTEVGIGLAAIVGLVVAGRYLLNPFFRILADARAREVMTAAALLVVLGSALAMQLSGLSMAMGAFLAGVLLSESTFRHQLEADIEPFRGILLGLFFLAVGMSLDLHVVAANWRLIAIYVVAYMVMKAFGIYIVARILKSGHREALERAVFMAQGGEFAFVLYSAAAAVGIIDGNANATLTAIVIISMVLTPLAIIALRYLTPRDEQSLDGVDVADGLTGSVLVIGFGRFGQIASQPLLLRGIDVSIIDNDVEMIQAAADFGFKVYYGDGTRLDILHAAGAGRARAVLICVDKADAAVRIAELIKAEFPLLTVLARAFDRGTALQLIRAGVDYQLRETFESALVFGGSALESLGVDPEDVAETIEDVRRRDTDRFETQLAEGIRAGQRFLRGNIGTPIPTPLSTPRRPGQALNEETAGVLHKSEPAD; translated from the coding sequence ATGGCGGTAGAGGCATCGAGCAGCGATCTGGTTCAAGTGGTGGCGCTGCTTGCGGCCGGCGTCGTCGCCGTTCCGATCTTCAAGCGCATGGGCCTCGGCTCGATCCTCGGCTATCTGGCCGCGGGCGTGGTCATCGGCCCATTCGGCCTCGGCGTCTTTTCCGAATCGGAAGCCATTCTTCATGTCGCCGAGCTCGGCGTGGTAATGTTCCTGTTCATCATCGGGCTGGAAATGCAGCCGTCGCGGCTGTGGGGCCTGCGCCGCGAGATCTTCGGCCTCGGCGCGCTGCAGGTCGGCGTCTGCGCGCTGCTGCTGACCGGTGTCGGCGTGGCGGGAGGGTTTCCGATCGCGCAATCCTTCGTCGCCGGCGCCGGCTTCGTGCTGACTTCGACGGCGATCGTCATGCAGCTTCTCGAGGAACGCGGCGAAATCGCAGCACCGAAAGGCCAGCGCATCGTATCGGTCCTGCTGCTCGAGGATCTGGCCATCGTGCCGTTGCTGGCCCTGATCGCGTTTCTGGCGCCCGGTGGTGCCGACACCAGCCTGTCGGAGCGGCTGACCGAGGTCGGCATTGGCCTCGCCGCGATCGTCGGCCTGGTGGTGGCCGGCCGGTATCTGCTCAATCCGTTCTTCCGCATCCTGGCAGATGCCCGTGCCCGTGAGGTGATGACGGCGGCGGCACTTCTGGTCGTTCTGGGATCCGCGCTCGCCATGCAACTCAGCGGCCTGTCGATGGCGATGGGCGCCTTCCTGGCCGGCGTGCTTTTGTCCGAATCGACCTTCCGCCATCAGCTCGAAGCCGACATCGAACCCTTCCGCGGCATCCTGCTCGGTCTGTTCTTCCTTGCCGTCGGCATGTCGCTCGACCTGCACGTGGTCGCCGCGAACTGGCGGCTGATCGCCATCTATGTCGTCGCCTACATGGTGATGAAGGCGTTCGGCATCTACATCGTCGCCCGTATCCTGAAGTCAGGCCACCGCGAAGCGCTTGAGCGCGCGGTCTTCATGGCGCAAGGCGGCGAATTCGCGTTCGTCCTTTATTCGGCGGCCGCGGCAGTCGGCATCATCGACGGCAACGCCAACGCGACGCTGACGGCGATCGTCATCATCTCCATGGTGCTGACGCCGCTGGCGATCATCGCGCTGCGCTATCTGACACCGCGCGACGAGCAGTCGCTCGACGGGGTCGATGTCGCCGATGGCCTGACCGGCAGCGTGCTGGTCATCGGTTTCGGCCGCTTCGGCCAGATCGCCAGCCAGCCGCTGCTGCTGCGCGGCATCGACGTCTCGATCATCGACAATGATGTCGAAATGATCCAGGCGGCGGCCGATTTCGGCTTCAAGGTCTATTATGGCGACGGCACGCGGCTGGACATCCTGCATGCCGCCGGCGCCGGCCGGGCGCGCGCCGTGCTGATCTGCGTCGACAAGGCCGATGCCGCCGTCCGCATCGCGGAACTCATCAAGGCAGAGTTTCCTTTGCTCACCGTGCTGGCACGCGCTTTCGATCGCGGTACCGCGCTGCAGCTCATTCGCGCCGGCGTCGACTATCAACTGCGTGAAACCTTCGAATCCGCCCTTGTTTTCGGCGGCTCGGCGCTGGAATCACTGGGTGTCGATCCCGAAGACGTGGCTGAAACGATCGAAGACGTCAGGCGCCGCGACACCGACCGCTTCGAAACCCAGCTTGCCGAAGGCATTCGCGCCGGACAACGCTTCCTGAGGGGCAATATCGGCACGCCGATTCCCACACCGCTCTCCACGCCGCGCCGCCCTGGTCAGGCGCTCAACGAAGAGACCGCCGGCGTCTTGCACAAATCCGAACCCGCCGACTGA
- a CDS encoding IS1380 family transposase, with translation MTDDTLLPLSFPAVGRKKITAAFDGGRITSDGGVMLLAAAERRLQLADRLAAAIHDPRDPARVTHAMADIVRARIFAIACGYEDANDLDRLRTDPAFKLACGRLPDSGIDLCSQPTCSRLENLPDLRTVIRLGWVLVDLWLSSYAAPPKSVTLDIDDTVDVVHGHQQLSLFNAHYDERCFLPIHIYDAATGRPVAMILRPGRTPAGKEIRGHLRRLVRRIRARWPTTRILIRGDGHYGRAQVMAWCEDNAVDYLFGLPGNKVLQRLVDEAADDIRTRRALEQKPVLRGYAETRYKAKSWRTERRACARIEATTLGLDIRFVVTNLDKGSAEHVYDVIYCARGQAENLIKMHKSQLASDRTSCRSPIANQVRLVLHTAAYWLMLTLREAVPTTHHLCNAEFSTLRLRLLKLGARVTETVSRIRLAFAAACPEASLFRTIAITLQPAGP, from the coding sequence ATGACCGATGATACGTTGCTGCCGCTCTCATTTCCAGCCGTTGGACGCAAGAAGATCACAGCTGCGTTTGACGGCGGACGCATCACCTCGGATGGTGGCGTCATGCTTTTGGCAGCGGCCGAGCGACGCCTGCAACTGGCCGACAGGCTGGCCGCCGCGATCCACGATCCGCGCGATCCAGCGCGGGTGACGCACGCCATGGCCGACATTGTGCGCGCCCGCATCTTTGCGATCGCATGCGGCTACGAGGATGCCAACGATCTCGACCGGCTGCGCACCGACCCGGCCTTCAAGCTCGCCTGCGGGCGGCTGCCCGACAGCGGGATTGATCTGTGCTCGCAGCCGACATGCTCGCGCCTCGAGAACCTGCCCGACCTGCGCACCGTCATCCGGCTCGGCTGGGTGCTGGTCGATCTGTGGCTGTCGAGCTATGCCGCGCCGCCCAAAAGCGTCACGCTCGACATCGACGACACGGTGGATGTCGTTCACGGCCATCAGCAGCTCTCGCTGTTCAACGCCCATTACGACGAGCGTTGCTTCCTGCCGATCCACATCTACGACGCCGCGACAGGACGCCCGGTCGCCATGATCCTGCGTCCTGGCAGGACCCCGGCGGGCAAGGAGATCCGCGGCCATCTGCGCCGGCTTGTCCGGCGCATCCGCGCCCGCTGGCCGACCACCCGCATTCTGATCCGCGGCGATGGCCACTATGGCCGGGCGCAAGTCATGGCATGGTGCGAGGACAATGCGGTCGACTACCTCTTCGGATTGCCCGGCAACAAGGTTCTCCAGCGTCTCGTTGATGAAGCCGCCGACGATATCCGCACCCGCCGCGCGCTCGAGCAGAAGCCGGTGCTGCGCGGCTATGCCGAGACCCGATACAAGGCGAAATCCTGGAGGACGGAACGCCGCGCCTGCGCCCGCATCGAGGCAACCACCCTCGGCCTCGACATCCGCTTCGTCGTCACCAATCTCGACAAAGGCTCCGCCGAGCATGTCTACGATGTGATCTACTGCGCCCGCGGCCAGGCCGAAAACCTGATCAAGATGCACAAGAGCCAGCTCGCCTCCGACCGCACCAGCTGCCGCTCACCGATTGCCAACCAGGTCCGTCTCGTCCTGCACACCGCCGCATACTGGTTGATGCTCACCCTGCGCGAGGCAGTGCCCACGACCCATCATCTGTGCAACGCCGAGTTCTCTACACTGCGGCTCAGGCTTCTCAAGCTCGGCGCCCGCGTCACCGAAACCGTCTCGCGCATCCGTCTGGCCTTCGCCGCCGCCTGTCCCGAAGCAAGTCTGTTCCGAACGATCGCCATCACGCTGCAGCCCGCAGGGCCATGA
- a CDS encoding AraC family transcriptional regulator, with amino-acid sequence MDALSEVLQDFRLSGVSYGRCELRHPWSIAFPEQPLLRFHFVGQGPCWIHSEAQGWQELRDGDLALLPQGIAHRLASAPDVAGGSLDDCQVTKLGSNVCEVVREGTGATSTLFCGSMALGACALNPLIMLMPPIIKGCDVAGNDPVVGPLLAAMTVEAAQPQMGSATILSRMADLLTARLIRCWVNCTGASTTGWLAAIRDPHIGRALAAMHRDPGHNWTLESLASLAGQSRSIFAERFSAVLGEGAARYLARLRMQLARELLGQNGLSVAEVATRLGYDSEASFARAFKRITSVSPGVVRRTIPGRIDMNFGF; translated from the coding sequence ATGGATGCGCTCAGCGAAGTCCTACAAGACTTTCGCTTGAGTGGCGTCAGCTATGGCCGCTGCGAGCTTCGACATCCATGGAGCATCGCCTTCCCGGAACAACCGCTGCTTCGTTTTCACTTTGTCGGTCAGGGTCCATGCTGGATCCATAGCGAAGCGCAAGGCTGGCAGGAGTTGCGCGATGGCGATCTGGCGCTGCTGCCGCAAGGCATCGCCCATCGGCTGGCCAGCGCGCCGGACGTTGCAGGCGGCTCGCTCGATGATTGCCAGGTGACCAAGTTGGGAAGCAACGTCTGCGAAGTGGTACGGGAAGGCACAGGCGCGACAAGCACCCTCTTCTGCGGCTCCATGGCCTTGGGCGCCTGTGCGCTTAACCCATTGATCATGTTGATGCCGCCTATCATCAAGGGTTGCGACGTGGCCGGCAATGACCCGGTCGTTGGTCCTTTGCTGGCGGCTATGACCGTGGAGGCCGCGCAACCGCAGATGGGCAGCGCCACCATCTTGTCGCGTATGGCGGACTTGCTGACAGCCCGGCTCATTCGCTGCTGGGTCAATTGCACGGGAGCCTCGACCACCGGTTGGCTCGCAGCCATCCGCGACCCTCATATTGGCCGCGCTCTGGCAGCCATGCACCGAGACCCCGGCCATAACTGGACGCTGGAAAGCCTCGCCAGCCTGGCAGGCCAATCGCGCTCGATTTTCGCCGAACGCTTCAGCGCTGTATTGGGGGAGGGTGCTGCACGCTATCTCGCCCGTCTGCGCATGCAGCTTGCCCGCGAGTTGTTAGGGCAAAACGGCTTGTCGGTGGCCGAGGTCGCTACCCGTTTAGGCTATGATTCCGAGGCATCCTTCGCTCGCGCGTTCAAGCGCATCACCAGTGTCTCGCCGGGCGTTGTGCGTCGCACAATTCCCGGACGAATAGACATGAATTTCGGATTTTGA